A genomic region of Rhodococcus pyridinivorans contains the following coding sequences:
- a CDS encoding phosphoglyceromutase codes for MTIGTLVLLRHGESEWNAMNLFTGWVDVHLTDKGIAEGKRAGALLAEHNVLPDVSYTSLLRRAISTANFALDAADRHWIPVIRDWRLNERHYGALQGKNKSEIKDEFGEEQFMLWRRSYDTPPPPIEPGSKYSQDADPRYADVDEVPLTECLKDVVARLIPYWESTISRDLLAGKTVLVTAHGNSLRALVKHLDGISDDDIAGLNIPTGIPLRYDLDENLRPLNPGGTYLDPEAAAAGAAAVANQGAK; via the coding sequence ATGACTATCGGAACACTTGTTCTGCTCCGCCACGGCGAGAGCGAATGGAATGCGATGAACCTGTTCACCGGCTGGGTGGACGTGCATCTGACCGACAAGGGGATCGCCGAGGGCAAGCGGGCCGGTGCCCTCCTCGCCGAGCACAATGTGCTTCCCGACGTCTCCTACACCTCCCTGCTGCGCCGCGCGATCAGCACCGCCAACTTCGCGCTCGACGCCGCCGACCGGCACTGGATCCCCGTCATCCGCGACTGGCGTCTCAACGAACGCCACTACGGCGCGCTCCAGGGCAAGAACAAGTCCGAGATCAAGGACGAGTTCGGCGAGGAGCAGTTCATGCTGTGGCGTCGCAGCTACGACACCCCGCCGCCGCCGATCGAGCCGGGTTCGAAGTACAGCCAGGACGCCGACCCGCGCTACGCCGACGTCGACGAGGTTCCCCTCACGGAGTGCCTGAAGGACGTCGTCGCCCGTTTGATCCCGTACTGGGAGTCGACGATCTCCCGGGACCTGCTCGCGGGCAAGACCGTGCTCGTCACCGCGCACGGCAACTCGTTGCGCGCGCTCGTCAAGCACCTCGACGGGATCTCCGACGACGACATCGCGGGCCTGAACATTCCGACGGGCATCCCGCTGCGCTACGACCTCGATGAGAACCTGCGCCCGCTGAACCCGGGTGGCACCTATCTCGACCCCGAGGCCGCAGCTGCCGGTGCGGCGGCGGTCGCGAACCAGGGCGCCAAGTAG
- a CDS encoding sensor histidine kinase yields MSVTQAVLLAVVAAVLGGIVTVAAGRLVQRRAHGSDQADLTMFDVLDRVVHGASTGIAVVDKFHDVVLSNPRAEELGLVRNRQIDDRAWAAACQVLEKRKPIELDLGAKALLGREPVAVRCTVRLLLDQDPRFVVLYAFDDSEHVRMEATRRDFVANISHELKTPVGAMALLAEALLESVDDPETVRHFGERVQREATRLGNMVTELIALSKLQGAEKLPDLEVVDVDDVVDEALDRTRLTAENASITISTDRPSGLEILGDRTLLVSALTNLIENAIAYSPAGSPVTISRSLRDGKVAMAVTDRGIGIAKEDQERVFERFFRVDKARSRATGGTGLGLAIVKHVAANHHGEITLWSKPGTGSTFTLLVPAHVEDAEDDENHTADRTEKVVGS; encoded by the coding sequence GTGAGTGTTACGCAGGCCGTGTTGCTGGCCGTGGTCGCAGCGGTCCTCGGCGGGATCGTCACCGTCGCCGCCGGGAGGCTGGTGCAGCGCCGGGCCCACGGTAGCGACCAAGCCGACCTCACGATGTTCGACGTGCTCGACCGGGTCGTGCACGGGGCGTCGACCGGTATCGCGGTGGTCGACAAGTTCCACGACGTCGTCCTGTCGAACCCGCGCGCCGAGGAACTCGGCCTCGTCCGCAACCGGCAGATCGACGACCGGGCCTGGGCGGCCGCCTGCCAGGTGCTCGAGAAGAGGAAGCCGATCGAACTCGACCTGGGCGCGAAGGCATTGCTCGGCCGCGAGCCCGTCGCGGTGCGCTGCACCGTCCGGCTGCTGCTCGACCAGGATCCGCGCTTCGTCGTGCTCTACGCCTTCGACGACTCCGAGCACGTCCGCATGGAGGCCACCCGGCGCGATTTCGTGGCCAACATCAGCCACGAACTGAAGACCCCCGTCGGCGCGATGGCGTTGCTCGCGGAGGCGCTGCTCGAATCCGTCGACGATCCCGAGACCGTCCGCCACTTCGGCGAACGGGTCCAACGCGAGGCGACGCGCCTCGGCAACATGGTGACCGAACTGATCGCCCTCTCGAAGCTCCAGGGTGCCGAGAAACTGCCCGATCTCGAGGTCGTGGACGTCGACGACGTCGTCGACGAGGCTCTCGACCGCACGCGCCTGACCGCCGAGAACGCCTCGATCACCATCAGCACCGACCGGCCGAGCGGTCTCGAGATCCTCGGTGACCGAACGCTGCTCGTCAGCGCCCTCACCAACCTCATCGAGAACGCGATCGCCTACTCCCCGGCCGGCTCACCGGTGACCATCAGCAGGTCGCTGCGCGACGGCAAGGTCGCTATGGCCGTCACCGACCGGGGGATCGGTATCGCCAAGGAGGACCAGGAGCGGGTCTTCGAGCGCTTCTTCCGCGTCGACAAGGCCCGGTCGCGGGCCACCGGAGGCACCGGCCTCGGGCTGGCCATCGTCAAGCACGTCGCTGCGAACCATCACGGCGAGATCACCCTGTGGAGCAAGCCCGGTACCGGCTCCACCTTCACCCTCCTCGTCCCGGCCCACGTCGAGGACGCCGAGGACGACGAGAACCACACCGCCGACCGCACCGAGAAGGTGGTCGGATCGTGA
- a CDS encoding response regulator transcription factor: MTRVLIVEDEESLADPLAFLLRKEGFETTIAGDGPSALAEFDREGADIVLLDLMLPGMSGTDVCKQLRTRSGVPVIMVTARDSEIDKVVGLELGADDYVTKPYSARELIARIRAVLRRGADTESEVAADDGLLEAGPVRMDVDRHVVHVNGEPVAMPLKEFDLLEYLLRNSGRVLTRGQLIDRVWGADYVGDTKTLDVHVKRLRSKIEEDPAKPRHLVTVRGLGYKLEA; the protein is encoded by the coding sequence GTGACGCGTGTGCTGATCGTCGAGGACGAGGAATCGTTGGCGGATCCGCTCGCCTTCCTGCTGCGGAAGGAGGGGTTCGAGACGACCATCGCCGGCGACGGCCCCTCGGCCCTCGCCGAGTTCGACCGGGAGGGCGCCGACATCGTCCTGCTCGACCTGATGCTCCCCGGGATGAGCGGCACCGACGTGTGCAAGCAGTTGCGGACCCGCTCGGGTGTGCCGGTCATCATGGTCACCGCTCGCGACAGTGAGATCGACAAGGTCGTCGGGCTCGAACTCGGCGCCGACGACTACGTCACCAAGCCGTACTCGGCGCGTGAACTCATCGCCCGGATCCGTGCGGTCCTGCGGCGCGGGGCCGACACCGAGAGCGAGGTAGCGGCGGACGACGGACTGCTCGAGGCCGGACCCGTGCGGATGGACGTCGACCGTCACGTCGTGCACGTCAACGGTGAGCCGGTTGCCATGCCGCTCAAGGAATTCGACCTGCTCGAATATCTCCTGCGGAACTCCGGGCGGGTGCTCACCCGCGGACAGCTCATCGACCGGGTGTGGGGCGCCGACTACGTCGGCGACACCAAGACCCTCGACGTCCACGTCAAGCGTCTGCGCTCGAAGATCGAGGAGGATCCGGCCAAGCCGCGTCACCTCGTGACGGTGCGCGGTCTGGGTTACAAGCTCGAGGCCTGA